The Pseudobythopirellula maris genome has a window encoding:
- a CDS encoding DUF3987 domain-containing protein, with protein sequence MSQERSTPSADKWTTNPVDTDTTSRIPGKDGVSSASDTFGSVKASLARDLNPTTAAGHYAEQHGLAVFPCNRDKKPATPQGFKDATKNPTVFERQFKGGCIVAVATGETSEVLVLDVDMPGGDESLKELEAQNGSLPATVTATTPRGGRHYYFRMPVGKDLRCSVGKIADKIDIRANGGYVLAPPGKTKSGGYEWVTDRSPDEASFAEPPEWLVDLIEKSDSTAPSEYDSPGGETIAEGSRNSTLASLAGSMRRRGMSPEAIEAALLAENKTRCLPPLEAVEVRQIASSVARYAPGQQASTPPLVFEPFPVEVLPEPVKGFVVEGAKAIGCDTSYIALPMLTAMAAAIGNSRRIELKKGWTEPAILWTAIVGDSGTMKSPAFELALGPVRRRQSQAMADHDANNTEYLAKKDFYDADKANRRKRGGEGPQPDAPEAPIAVRYVADDLTIEALAGLLSNQPRGLLVARDELAGWFNSFDRYSQASGGDAARWLELHAGRSLMVDRKTGDKPTLFVPRAAVSIAGGIQPGVLRRALSPQYRESGMAARLLFASPPHLPKRWTEEEVDPNKTAAMERLFDRLYELDFEANERGDLEPRIASLSYRAKPVWIEFYNNHANEQAAMTGELSAAWSKLEGYAARLALVIHYAVWAVKDSALGGDDPRIVEESSVVAGIKLAEWFKHEARRIYGDLHANEADRSQKQLMDHIRSLGGTCTVRELHRSVRSKATAAEIEEELNVLVKSGHGDWKSQPPGESGGRPTRRFVLQESEAEKVFNEVGCDDIQPSDLDSDSRCDGRQ encoded by the coding sequence ATGAGCCAAGAAAGAAGTACCCCCAGCGCCGACAAATGGACGACCAACCCCGTCGACACTGACACAACCTCTCGAATCCCAGGGAAAGACGGGGTTTCGTCAGCGTCAGACACGTTCGGTAGCGTTAAAGCCTCTTTAGCACGGGACCTGAATCCGACGACAGCCGCCGGGCACTACGCTGAGCAGCACGGCTTGGCGGTGTTCCCCTGCAATCGAGACAAGAAACCTGCCACCCCGCAAGGATTTAAGGACGCTACCAAAAACCCGACAGTATTCGAGAGGCAGTTTAAGGGCGGCTGCATCGTCGCGGTCGCGACAGGTGAGACCTCTGAAGTGTTGGTGCTGGATGTCGACATGCCCGGCGGAGACGAGTCCCTCAAAGAACTGGAGGCACAGAACGGCAGCTTGCCTGCGACGGTGACGGCCACGACACCACGGGGCGGTCGGCATTACTACTTCCGGATGCCTGTGGGAAAGGATCTCAGGTGCTCGGTAGGTAAGATCGCCGACAAAATCGACATCCGGGCCAACGGCGGCTACGTGCTGGCCCCCCCCGGCAAGACCAAGTCTGGTGGCTACGAGTGGGTCACTGACCGATCTCCTGACGAGGCGTCGTTTGCCGAGCCCCCCGAGTGGTTGGTCGATCTGATCGAGAAGAGCGACTCCACGGCGCCATCGGAGTACGACTCGCCCGGAGGCGAAACCATCGCTGAAGGGTCGAGAAACTCGACCCTCGCAAGCCTCGCGGGCAGCATGCGTCGTCGGGGGATGTCGCCTGAGGCGATCGAGGCTGCGCTGTTGGCGGAGAACAAAACCCGCTGCCTTCCGCCGCTCGAAGCGGTGGAAGTTAGGCAGATCGCGTCCAGCGTGGCACGTTATGCACCGGGGCAACAGGCATCGACGCCACCGCTGGTCTTCGAGCCCTTCCCGGTCGAAGTGCTTCCAGAGCCGGTCAAGGGTTTTGTCGTGGAAGGCGCCAAAGCGATCGGTTGCGACACAAGTTACATCGCCCTGCCAATGCTCACAGCCATGGCGGCGGCGATCGGTAACTCTCGGCGAATCGAGTTAAAGAAAGGCTGGACCGAGCCCGCAATCCTGTGGACTGCAATCGTCGGCGATTCCGGCACGATGAAGAGCCCGGCGTTCGAACTCGCGTTGGGGCCTGTCAGACGTCGCCAAAGCCAAGCGATGGCCGATCACGACGCAAACAACACCGAGTACTTGGCGAAAAAAGACTTCTACGATGCGGACAAAGCCAATAGGAGGAAGCGTGGGGGCGAAGGACCGCAGCCTGACGCCCCCGAGGCCCCTATCGCAGTACGGTACGTTGCCGACGACCTGACGATTGAGGCGTTGGCGGGGCTCCTGTCGAATCAGCCACGGGGGCTCCTGGTAGCCAGGGATGAACTCGCGGGGTGGTTCAATAGCTTCGATCGCTACTCCCAGGCAAGCGGTGGAGACGCTGCCCGTTGGCTCGAGTTACACGCTGGCCGCTCACTCATGGTCGATCGGAAGACCGGGGACAAGCCCACCCTATTCGTCCCACGTGCCGCCGTGAGCATTGCCGGGGGCATCCAGCCCGGAGTCTTGCGTCGTGCCTTGAGTCCTCAATACAGGGAAAGTGGAATGGCGGCACGACTACTGTTTGCGTCGCCGCCCCACCTTCCCAAGAGATGGACCGAGGAAGAGGTCGACCCAAATAAGACTGCCGCTATGGAGAGGCTTTTCGATAGACTCTACGAGCTAGATTTCGAAGCGAATGAGAGAGGCGATTTGGAGCCCCGGATAGCATCGCTCTCCTATAGGGCGAAGCCGGTGTGGATCGAGTTCTACAACAACCATGCGAACGAGCAAGCTGCGATGACCGGTGAGCTGTCCGCCGCGTGGTCCAAATTGGAGGGGTACGCCGCACGACTTGCTCTCGTAATCCACTACGCCGTGTGGGCCGTAAAGGACTCTGCGCTTGGTGGCGACGACCCCAGGATCGTCGAGGAGTCGAGCGTCGTAGCTGGGATCAAGCTGGCGGAGTGGTTCAAGCACGAGGCCCGCCGGATCTATGGCGATCTGCACGCAAACGAAGCCGACCGGTCACAGAAGCAGTTGATGGATCACATCCGTTCCTTGGGTGGAACGTGCACGGTGCGTGAACTGCACAGATCGGTCCGCAGCAAGGCGACCGCAGCAGAGATCGAAGAGGAGCTGAATGTTCTCGTAAAATCCGGTCATGGCGATTGGAAAAGCCAACCTCCGGGGGAGAGCGGTGGCAGGCCGACCCGCAGGTTTGTGCTCCAGGAAAGCGAAGCCGAGAAGGTTTTCAATGAAGTTGGCTGTGACGACATCCAGCCATCGGACTTGGACAGTGACTCGCGGTGCGATGGGCGACAGTAG
- a CDS encoding helix-turn-helix domain-containing protein — translation MSHDTISAANSVGSPHPTTPLLLTADQAAKALSISPRKLWSLTAGGEIPHVRIGRSVRYPADGLQAFVAAKTEGGEV, via the coding sequence ATGAGTCACGACACCATCTCAGCAGCCAACAGCGTTGGCTCTCCCCACCCCACGACGCCGTTGCTTCTGACGGCAGACCAGGCCGCCAAGGCTTTGTCGATCAGCCCCCGCAAGCTCTGGTCGCTGACCGCTGGGGGCGAGATCCCCCACGTTCGCATCGGCCGCAGCGTGCGATACCCGGCCGATGGGCTGCAAGCCTTCGTGGCCGCCAAGACGGAAGGGGGTGAGGTATGA
- a CDS encoding BPTD_3080 family restriction endonuclease, which yields MENPFFDQPILNSPYEYPTSHWELDEEGQPTQQVIASRRPAKFVTPIPKAKKRNRSKQRSLEMGDEDVDFDVSTAEQEYAKTARLVNDIRAEVDAWRKDHTRDNNVTPETARLLEHWRNHPFSSVRPFFCQLEAVETAIWLTEVAPKTARGKDFLSRLDEANDEANPGLNRLALKLATGAGKTTVMAMLIAWQTINAVRRPGSKRFTRGFLIVAPGLTIKDRLRVLQPNDPDSYYASRELVPNDMLRELGRAEIVITNYHAFKLRERMELAKGTRALLEGREEEMQTLETEGQMIQRVMPNLMGIKNVMVLNDEAHHCYREKPGDPVEDDELDADEKHDAKENAEAARMWISGLEAVNRKLGLNRIVDLSATPFFLRGSGYAEGTLFPWTMTDFSLMDAIECGIVKLPRVPVADNLPGDQMPIYRDLWKHIRKKMPKKGRGTKQRKGETQVDPRKLPAELMAALDALYGHYKKTYASWQKAGIDVPPCFIVVCSNTSASKLIYDYISGFDRLTEEGEVSYVPGQLELFRNYDEYGQPLARPNTLLIDSQQLESGEALDKNFRDAASNEIARFREEIIERTGSRQEAENLSESDLLREVMNTVGKKDRLGEQIRCVVSVSMLTEGWDTNTVTHVLGVRAFKTQLLCEQVIGRALRRQNYEINEQGLFDVEYADILGIPFDFTAKPVVTKPTPPRPTVRVQAVRPQRDVCEIRFPRVEGYRIDLPSEELDVEFTAESILELSTDLIGPTEARNQGIIGKPVDLNLIHTGKVRAKTIAFELAQQLLETRFRDANEDPKQHLYFPLVRVCEKWIDQCLKCRAGTFPAQLKYRPIAEMACERIYAAITTRFADERPVTAILDPYNPTGSTAHVGFNTSASQLWETDSRRCHINYAVLDSSWEGEFCRLAEQHPRVYAYVKNHNMGFEVPYRDGSRQRQYVPDFILLVDDGNGRDDPLHLVVEVKGYRGENAKDKRLTMDTYWVPGVNNLGTHGRWAFQELTRILEMSGDFDERLEEEFRNMIAATGDRRV from the coding sequence ATGGAAAACCCTTTTTTCGATCAGCCGATTCTCAACTCTCCCTACGAGTACCCAACGAGCCACTGGGAACTTGACGAAGAGGGGCAGCCGACTCAGCAGGTAATCGCGAGCCGTAGGCCCGCCAAATTCGTCACGCCAATCCCCAAGGCTAAGAAACGGAACCGGTCCAAGCAGCGTTCGCTTGAGATGGGCGACGAGGACGTCGATTTCGATGTCTCCACCGCCGAGCAGGAGTACGCCAAGACCGCCCGACTGGTCAACGACATCCGCGCCGAAGTGGACGCCTGGCGGAAGGACCACACGCGCGACAACAATGTCACGCCCGAAACGGCTCGACTGCTAGAACACTGGCGGAACCATCCTTTCAGCAGCGTACGCCCGTTCTTCTGCCAACTCGAGGCGGTCGAGACCGCCATCTGGCTGACCGAGGTCGCCCCCAAGACTGCGCGCGGCAAGGACTTTCTCTCCCGACTCGATGAGGCGAATGACGAGGCCAACCCGGGGCTCAACCGCTTGGCGCTCAAGCTCGCCACCGGCGCCGGCAAGACGACCGTCATGGCGATGCTCATCGCTTGGCAAACGATCAACGCGGTGCGACGACCCGGAAGCAAACGCTTCACGCGTGGCTTCTTGATCGTCGCCCCCGGCCTCACGATCAAGGACCGTCTCCGCGTCCTCCAGCCCAACGACCCTGACAGCTACTACGCCTCTCGCGAGCTGGTCCCCAACGACATGCTGCGCGAGTTGGGCCGGGCGGAAATCGTCATCACCAACTACCACGCCTTCAAGCTCCGCGAGCGGATGGAGCTGGCCAAAGGAACCCGGGCGCTGCTCGAAGGCCGCGAAGAAGAGATGCAAACCCTCGAAACCGAGGGCCAGATGATCCAACGCGTCATGCCCAACCTGATGGGCATCAAGAACGTGATGGTCCTCAACGACGAGGCGCACCACTGCTACCGCGAGAAGCCGGGCGATCCTGTTGAAGATGACGAGCTGGACGCCGACGAGAAGCACGACGCCAAGGAGAATGCCGAAGCGGCCCGCATGTGGATATCGGGATTGGAGGCCGTCAATCGCAAGCTCGGCCTCAATCGCATCGTCGACCTCTCCGCCACGCCGTTCTTCCTTCGCGGGTCGGGTTACGCCGAAGGGACCCTTTTTCCTTGGACGATGACTGACTTCTCGTTGATGGACGCCATCGAGTGCGGCATCGTCAAGCTGCCGCGGGTGCCGGTCGCCGACAACCTACCCGGCGATCAGATGCCGATCTATCGCGACTTGTGGAAGCACATCCGCAAGAAGATGCCCAAGAAAGGACGCGGCACAAAGCAGAGGAAGGGAGAAACGCAGGTCGATCCGCGCAAGCTGCCAGCCGAGCTGATGGCGGCCCTCGACGCCCTCTACGGCCACTACAAGAAGACCTACGCGTCATGGCAAAAGGCCGGCATCGACGTGCCACCATGCTTCATCGTTGTTTGCAGCAACACCTCCGCGTCGAAGCTCATCTACGACTACATCTCCGGGTTCGACCGGCTGACCGAAGAGGGGGAAGTCTCTTACGTTCCCGGGCAGCTCGAACTCTTCCGCAACTACGACGAGTACGGCCAGCCGCTCGCCCGGCCAAACACGCTGCTGATCGACAGCCAGCAACTCGAGTCGGGCGAGGCGCTCGACAAGAACTTTCGTGACGCGGCGTCCAACGAGATCGCCCGGTTCCGTGAGGAAATCATCGAGCGGACCGGAAGTCGCCAGGAAGCCGAGAACCTATCCGAGTCCGACCTGCTTCGCGAGGTGATGAATACCGTAGGCAAGAAGGACCGGCTCGGCGAACAGATCCGCTGCGTCGTCTCGGTCTCGATGCTCACCGAGGGCTGGGACACCAACACCGTGACCCACGTCCTAGGCGTTCGGGCCTTCAAGACCCAGCTGCTCTGCGAGCAAGTCATCGGCCGGGCCCTGCGGCGGCAGAACTACGAGATCAACGAGCAGGGGCTGTTTGACGTCGAGTATGCCGACATCCTCGGCATCCCATTCGACTTCACCGCGAAGCCGGTTGTCACGAAGCCGACGCCGCCACGCCCGACGGTTCGGGTGCAAGCGGTCCGCCCGCAGCGCGACGTATGCGAAATCCGCTTTCCTCGGGTTGAGGGCTACCGCATCGACCTGCCGAGTGAGGAACTCGATGTCGAGTTCACGGCCGAGTCGATCCTCGAACTCTCGACCGATTTGATTGGTCCGACTGAGGCCCGCAACCAAGGCATAATCGGCAAACCCGTCGATCTCAACCTGATCCATACCGGGAAGGTGCGGGCCAAGACGATCGCGTTCGAGCTTGCCCAGCAGCTTCTCGAAACGCGTTTCCGTGACGCCAACGAAGACCCCAAACAGCACCTCTACTTTCCATTGGTTCGCGTCTGCGAAAAGTGGATCGATCAGTGCCTCAAGTGCCGCGCAGGCACGTTCCCCGCCCAGCTCAAGTACCGGCCGATCGCTGAGATGGCGTGCGAGCGTATCTACGCCGCCATCACGACCCGTTTTGCCGATGAGCGGCCGGTGACGGCGATCCTCGATCCCTACAACCCAACCGGTTCGACGGCTCACGTCGGCTTCAACACGTCGGCTTCTCAATTGTGGGAGACAGACTCGCGACGATGCCACATCAACTACGCTGTGCTCGATAGCAGCTGGGAGGGCGAGTTCTGCCGCCTTGCCGAGCAGCACCCTCGGGTGTACGCCTACGTCAAGAACCACAACATGGGGTTCGAGGTTCCTTACCGCGACGGCAGTCGGCAGCGACAGTACGTGCCCGACTTCATCTTGCTGGTGGACGACGGCAACGGACGCGATGACCCGCTGCACCTGGTGGTCGAGGTCAAAGGCTACCGTGGCGAGAACGCCAAGGACAAACGCCTGACGATGGACACCTACTGGGTACCCGGCGTCAACAATCTCGGCACGCATGGCCGGTGGGCGTTTCAAGAACTGACCCGCATTCTGGAGATGAGTGGCGACTTCGACGAGCGCCTCGAAGAAGAGTTCCGCAACATGATCGCTGCAACCGGAGACCGTCGTGTTTGA
- a CDS encoding GmrSD restriction endonuclease domain-containing protein, translated as MFDTSKIQLKQLLEDAESGKLQLPDFQRDYVWGDEDVRGLIASIAKGFPIGALLTLEAGGEVSFQPRLLAGVPESDVEPEHLLLDGQQRVTSLYQSLSCKDPVKTRYRKKKTLDRYYYLRIEAALEESADIYDAILSVPHDRVLRSDFGKKIDLDVSTRELEYQQRLFPLNRSLDPLEWVLKWQAYAQESGDDVTDLMQAFNDRFLVPLAAYNVPLIKLDKSNSREAICLVFEKLNIGGKKLDTFELLTAIYAANQFDLRDAWNGIKKRLVGKREERAVLKPLENTEFLQTCTVLHTWRVRREREAAGVAPSDLPQISCKRPAMLGLPLEDFERDLPMVEAAYREAAEFMHQQNIIDEDDTPYPLHTVTLAAVFASLGGKPPTIASYEKLVRWFWCGALGEVYGSGGETRMAVDLPQLVAWLRGEGGPPKTVEDAIFQQNRLWSLRGKMSAAYKAIHALLMRNGCRDFITGKPTDLMTYHQSKIDIHHVFPRAWCIRQQIPKTRFNSILNKTPLSKRSNQIIGGAAPSIYLRKIESETGLSTEQLDEVLRSHLIEPQHLRNDDFEAFVASRVDALSGLVSDAMGKPVVLGAPDSAASLDEDENE; from the coding sequence GTGTTTGACACTTCGAAGATACAACTCAAGCAGCTCTTGGAGGACGCCGAGTCGGGCAAGCTTCAGCTCCCCGATTTTCAGCGCGACTATGTCTGGGGTGATGAAGACGTTCGAGGCTTGATCGCGTCGATCGCCAAGGGATTCCCGATCGGAGCCCTGCTCACATTAGAGGCGGGCGGCGAAGTTTCCTTTCAGCCACGGCTGCTCGCAGGTGTACCCGAGAGCGACGTGGAGCCCGAGCACCTGCTGCTTGACGGTCAGCAACGCGTCACATCGCTCTACCAGTCCCTTTCCTGCAAGGACCCGGTCAAGACGCGGTACCGAAAGAAGAAGACCCTCGACCGTTACTACTACTTGCGGATCGAGGCGGCCCTAGAGGAGTCGGCCGACATCTACGATGCGATCCTCTCAGTGCCTCACGACCGCGTCTTGCGATCGGACTTTGGCAAGAAGATCGATCTCGATGTCTCCACCCGAGAACTGGAATACCAACAGCGGCTCTTCCCGCTGAATCGCTCGCTCGACCCACTAGAGTGGGTGCTAAAGTGGCAGGCCTACGCGCAGGAGAGTGGTGATGACGTGACGGACCTTATGCAGGCATTCAACGACCGGTTCTTGGTGCCGCTTGCAGCGTACAACGTCCCACTTATCAAGCTCGACAAGAGCAACTCACGCGAAGCGATCTGCCTCGTATTCGAGAAGCTCAACATCGGCGGCAAGAAGCTCGACACGTTTGAGCTGCTCACCGCCATCTACGCCGCCAATCAGTTTGACCTGCGCGACGCCTGGAATGGCATCAAGAAGCGGCTTGTCGGCAAGCGCGAAGAGCGAGCCGTATTGAAGCCATTGGAGAACACGGAGTTCCTGCAAACCTGCACGGTTTTGCACACCTGGCGAGTGCGCCGTGAGCGTGAGGCGGCGGGCGTGGCGCCAAGCGACCTCCCACAGATTTCGTGCAAACGCCCCGCAATGCTTGGGCTGCCGCTTGAGGATTTCGAGCGTGACTTGCCGATGGTCGAAGCCGCGTACCGCGAGGCGGCCGAGTTCATGCACCAGCAGAATATTATCGACGAAGATGACACGCCGTACCCCTTGCATACCGTTACGCTCGCCGCGGTGTTTGCCTCGCTCGGTGGAAAGCCGCCGACGATCGCCTCGTACGAAAAACTCGTCCGATGGTTTTGGTGCGGCGCTCTCGGCGAAGTCTACGGCAGCGGCGGCGAAACGCGGATGGCGGTTGACTTGCCGCAACTGGTCGCTTGGCTACGTGGCGAGGGGGGGCCGCCGAAGACGGTCGAAGACGCCATCTTTCAGCAGAATCGGCTTTGGTCGCTCCGAGGGAAAATGTCTGCCGCGTACAAGGCGATCCATGCCCTGCTGATGCGGAATGGCTGTCGCGATTTCATCACCGGTAAACCCACCGACTTGATGACTTACCACCAATCGAAGATCGACATTCATCACGTATTCCCCCGCGCGTGGTGCATACGCCAACAGATCCCCAAGACGCGGTTCAACAGCATCCTCAATAAGACCCCGCTTTCAAAACGATCCAACCAGATCATTGGTGGGGCCGCCCCATCGATTTATCTACGGAAGATCGAGAGCGAAACGGGACTTTCGACAGAGCAGCTCGACGAGGTACTCCGCAGCCACCTTATCGAGCCCCAGCATCTCCGTAACGACGACTTCGAAGCTTTCGTCGCCTCTCGCGTCGACGCCCTTTCCGGCCTCGTGTCGGACGCGATGGGCAAACCGGTGGTTCTGGGCGCCCCAGACTCCGCAGCCAGCCTCGACGAAGACGAAAACGAATAA
- a CDS encoding site-specific DNA-methyltransferase produces MPSAEHEPVMAAEDRAPVRVAIERRDPDLDPQLVWRGKFDGDESKLEVQAPPVYIQERVHPKALVDDLLRESTKREKKQEQDELERGDREPLLFADMYEDFNGVPEEAKGAEFYQHDANWTNRLILGDSLQVMASLAEREGLRGQVQCIYFDPPYGIKFNSNFQWSTTSRDVKDGKADHITREPEQVKAFRDTWQDGIHTYLSYLRDRLITARDLLTNSGSLFAQIGDENVHRVRAVMDEVFGEDNFVSLVTMKTTGGLGSAGLKSVGDYILWYARDKEVMKFRKPLLTKVQGEGSSTGARYSAVYDREAGEYRTLTRQERADASLIPPSVSTFRYDNLISSGYTTTCIFPLDFEGQTFKPGGGRSWKTNRQGMVRLTKAGRLGCTGKSVQYRRFLDDYPSYEVNNIWDDLAVRTDKQYVVETSTSAIARCLLMATDPGDLVLDPTCGSGTSAYVAEQWGRRWITIDTSRVSLALARARIMGARYPYYLLADSPEGQQQEAKISRTEPSTQPTYGRVRQGFVYERVPHITLKSIANNTEIDVIWEQYQGELSAISDQLSAELKLKKPWEEWEIPREADDSWSKKAKKLHVDWWKQRIARQKEIDASIAAKADYEYLYDKPYEDKKKVRVAGPFTVESLSPHRTLGVGADDELIDPLKLGKKRRGGQSDSGTSPDFVTVILENLRTAGVQQASKEDRIEFLSLKPWPGEHVCAEGQYEESGDDKRAAVFIGPEFGTVARSDLAAAAREAAEAGFDVLITCAFSYDAHASEFDKLGALPVLKARMNADLHMAGDLANTGKGNLFVIFGEPDIEMLSVSSDKGGKQLRVKVNGVDVFDPSTGEVRSDNADGIACWMIDDDYNEESFFVRHAYFLGQGDPYKSLKTTLKAEIDAEAWATLNSDTSRPFDKPKSGRIAVKVINHLGDEVMKVFRVE; encoded by the coding sequence TTGCCGTCGGCCGAGCACGAGCCGGTGATGGCGGCGGAGGACCGCGCGCCGGTGCGGGTGGCCATCGAGCGGCGTGATCCGGACCTCGATCCGCAGCTTGTTTGGCGGGGCAAGTTTGATGGGGACGAATCGAAGCTCGAGGTCCAGGCGCCGCCGGTCTACATCCAGGAGCGGGTCCACCCCAAAGCGCTCGTCGACGACCTGCTGCGCGAATCGACAAAGCGGGAGAAGAAGCAGGAACAGGATGAGCTGGAACGGGGCGACCGCGAGCCGCTGCTGTTTGCGGACATGTACGAGGACTTCAACGGGGTGCCCGAGGAAGCCAAGGGGGCCGAGTTCTACCAGCACGACGCCAACTGGACCAATCGGCTGATCCTCGGCGACTCGCTCCAGGTGATGGCTTCCTTGGCGGAACGCGAGGGCCTCCGCGGCCAGGTGCAGTGCATCTACTTCGACCCACCTTACGGCATCAAGTTCAACAGCAACTTTCAGTGGTCCACCACCTCCCGCGACGTCAAGGACGGCAAGGCCGACCACATCACCCGCGAGCCGGAGCAGGTCAAGGCGTTCCGCGACACGTGGCAGGACGGCATTCACACCTACCTATCCTACCTGCGCGACCGTCTCATCACGGCCCGTGACCTGCTCACCAACTCCGGCTCCCTATTCGCTCAGATCGGCGACGAAAATGTCCACCGTGTTAGGGCTGTGATGGATGAGGTCTTCGGGGAAGATAATTTCGTCTCGCTTGTAACCATGAAGACTACAGGTGGATTAGGTAGTGCAGGCTTAAAGAGCGTCGGAGACTACATACTATGGTATGCCCGAGATAAAGAAGTTATGAAGTTTCGGAAACCGCTTCTGACTAAAGTTCAGGGAGAGGGTTCTTCCACTGGAGCCCGATACAGCGCGGTCTACGATCGTGAAGCAGGGGAGTACCGTACATTAACCAGGCAGGAGCGTGCGGATGCATCTCTGATCCCCCCGTCAGTCAGCACTTTCCGTTATGACAATTTAATTTCGTCTGGATACACTACAACGTGTATTTTTCCGCTTGATTTTGAAGGGCAGACCTTCAAGCCAGGCGGTGGTAGGAGCTGGAAAACCAATCGACAAGGGATGGTCCGTCTAACGAAGGCTGGTCGTCTTGGATGCACTGGAAAGAGTGTTCAGTATCGCCGATTTCTGGATGATTATCCGAGTTACGAAGTCAACAACATTTGGGATGATCTGGCGGTTCGAACTGACAAACAGTATGTAGTAGAAACTTCTACCTCAGCGATAGCCCGCTGCCTTCTGATGGCAACCGATCCTGGCGATCTGGTGTTGGACCCAACGTGCGGGTCGGGGACGTCTGCGTACGTGGCCGAGCAGTGGGGCAGGCGGTGGATCACGATCGACACCTCGCGAGTGAGCCTTGCCCTGGCACGAGCGAGGATCATGGGCGCCCGCTACCCGTACTACCTGCTGGCCGACAGCCCCGAGGGACAGCAGCAAGAAGCGAAGATCAGCCGCACCGAGCCGAGCACCCAGCCTACCTACGGCCGCGTGCGGCAAGGCTTTGTCTACGAGCGGGTGCCGCACATCACGCTTAAGAGCATTGCGAACAACACCGAGATCGATGTCATCTGGGAGCAGTATCAGGGGGAGCTTTCAGCGATCAGCGATCAGCTGTCAGCCGAGCTGAAACTCAAGAAGCCTTGGGAGGAGTGGGAGATCCCCCGCGAGGCGGACGACTCCTGGAGCAAGAAAGCCAAGAAGCTGCACGTCGATTGGTGGAAGCAGCGGATCGCGCGGCAGAAGGAGATCGACGCCAGCATCGCCGCCAAGGCGGACTACGAGTACCTGTACGACAAGCCGTACGAGGACAAGAAGAAGGTCCGCGTCGCCGGCCCGTTCACCGTTGAAAGCCTCAGCCCGCACCGCACCCTGGGGGTCGGCGCCGATGACGAACTGATCGATCCGCTCAAGCTGGGCAAGAAGCGTCGCGGCGGGCAGTCTGACTCGGGCACGTCGCCCGACTTCGTGACCGTCATCCTCGAAAACCTCCGCACCGCCGGCGTGCAGCAGGCAAGCAAGGAAGACCGCATCGAGTTCTTGTCGCTCAAGCCTTGGCCCGGCGAGCACGTTTGCGCCGAGGGGCAGTACGAAGAGTCGGGTGACGACAAGCGAGCCGCCGTGTTCATCGGCCCCGAGTTCGGCACCGTCGCGCGCAGCGATCTGGCCGCCGCGGCAAGAGAAGCAGCCGAGGCAGGCTTCGACGTGCTGATCACCTGCGCCTTCAGCTACGACGCGCACGCAAGCGAGTTCGACAAGCTCGGCGCCCTGCCGGTCTTGAAGGCCCGCATGAACGCTGACCTGCACATGGCGGGCGACCTGGCCAACACCGGCAAGGGTAACCTGTTTGTGATCTTCGGCGAGCCCGACATCGAGATGCTCAGCGTTTCTTCGGACAAGGGGGGCAAGCAGCTCCGCGTGAAGGTCAACGGCGTCGACGTGTTCGACCCCTCCACGGGCGAGGTCCGCAGCGACAACGCTGACGGCATCGCCTGCTGGATGATCGACGACGACTACAACGAAGAGAGCTTCTTCGTCCGCCACGCCTACTTCCTCGGCCAGGGCGATCCGTACAAGAGCCTCAAGACAACGCTCAAGGCCGAGATCGACGCCGAGGCCTGGGCCACCCTCAACAGCGACACCAGCCGCCCCTTCGACAAGCCGAAGAGCGGCCGCATCGCGGTGAAGGTGATCAACCACCTGGGGGACGAGGTGATGAAGGTTTTCCGGGTGGAGTAA